The window GTCAGCATGCCCGGTTGAACGTGAGCGAAGTTCTCTTCAGGGATCGCGATCTCAACTTTCATCGAACCGACCGGCGCAATTTCGAAAAGCGTTTCACCTCGTGTCAGCGGTGCGCCCTCGGATTGCTTCCAATCGCCGCTGACGATGACTCCATCGATGGGACTGCGGATTTCGAGGTTGTCCTTGCGATGGTTCAGCAGTTCGGTTTGCGTCTTCAGCCGATCGGCTTCCAACGCCGCGATTTGACTCTTTCCAAAATCATGCGACGCCATCGAACCTCGGCGTTCCTGGTCGGCTTGCCCGTGAAGAGCACGCAATCCAGCCAGTTCGTATTCCAATTCGCGAGGGTTGATTTTGGCCAGCAACTGCCCCTCGGTCACGGTGTCGCCGGGACGCACCATGCATTCTTGCAACGGGCCATCAAACGGGACCGCGATGAAGCGACGTTGGACCGGTTGCAGTTGAACATCCGTGCGAATGTTGTGATGAGCCGGCAGGAACATCAACAAAATGATCGTCGACAAAACGCAAACGGTCGCACGTTGCCAAGTCGCACGAAACGATCGAATGCCACGCACCAACGATGCTTCCACGCCCGTCGGTTGCAGACGATGAATGCTTTGAAGTTTGCACGACAGCAGCGGTGCAAACGCGTCCAGTGTTGCAGAGGCCGATCGCTCGCGTGGGGCGACGATCAACAAAACGCCGAGGCTATTGCCGCTCGAGTCCGCTAGTGGGCAAGCGAGCAGGTTGTTCGATCCAATGGTCTTCAGCCATTGCCGCATCGCCATCGTACCGGGCGACGATGCGACCTCCGTCGCGGCGACTTTGCTGAGTCCATCCCGCAAACAGGCTTCTTCCGCTGCGGCCAATGTTTCGCGAGGATGGTCGGTTGCAAATGTCCCGCCGCCGTGGGCATGATCGCTGATGCACTTCAGCCCTGATGCGGGACGATTCCGCCAACACAGAATCGCTCCTTCTGCCTGCAACCATTCACTGAGCGATCGCGTTGCGATCGATGCGGCTTCGTCGAACTCCTGACAGGCATCGAGGGCTGACTGAAGTTCGATCGCCGCCGCCAATGTCTCGGCGCGTTGTAACAATTCGTGATGTGAATCACGACCGGTCGCGTCCGGCGAAAGTGACGATGCGGTGAACACGTGCTAGCGCAACGCAGGCGAGAGAATGACGGGGGCGTCGCTGATGCGAGCCTTTGATTG of the Rhodopirellula baltica SH 1 genome contains:
- a CDS encoding efflux RND transporter periplasmic adaptor subunit; this encodes MFTASSLSPDATGRDSHHELLQRAETLAAAIELQSALDACQEFDEAASIATRSLSEWLQAEGAILCWRNRPASGLKCISDHAHGGGTFATDHPRETLAAAEEACLRDGLSKVAATEVASSPGTMAMRQWLKTIGSNNLLACPLADSSGNSLGVLLIVAPRERSASATLDAFAPLLSCKLQSIHRLQPTGVEASLVRGIRSFRATWQRATVCVLSTIILLMFLPAHHNIRTDVQLQPVQRRFIAVPFDGPLQECMVRPGDTVTEGQLLAKINPRELEYELAGLRALHGQADQERRGSMASHDFGKSQIAALEADRLKTQTELLNHRKDNLEIRSPIDGVIVSGDWKQSEGAPLTRGETLFEIAPVGSMKVEIAIPEENFAHVQPGMLTRVHTHAMPDRVMHGAITRVHPAATIRDSENVFLAEVTVDDQDGLLRPGMKGRATIYGNKRPIGWIVFHRPWNLLLRWLGV